The Sesamum indicum cultivar Zhongzhi No. 13 linkage group LG2, S_indicum_v1.0, whole genome shotgun sequence genome contains a region encoding:
- the LOC105175120 gene encoding probable serine/threonine-protein kinase At1g09600, protein MGCLCSKRSDTEDFVAENEKEKEKDPSKSSAQVVSPLKTDEVIVGPGDKNNEASLHSRSKTSIESNMTVVPPANAEENSKTRIIERPKNGHRRNSTTELKGANGMQQPMSRILSMPNGVKGEQVAAGWPSWLSSVAAEAIKGWSPRSADSYEKLNKIGQGTYSSVYMARDLTNDKTVAMKKVRFVKMDPESVRFMAREICILRRLDHPNVMKLDAIVTSRVSGSLYLVFDYMEHDLAGLLASPRVKFTEPQIKCYMQQILSGLEHCHNRGVLHRDIKGSNLLVDNNGILKIGDFGLATTFEPGQNQPLTSRVVTLWYRAPELLLGATEYGPAIDLWSTGCILAELFAGKPIMPGRTEVEQMHKIFKLCGSPTDEYWRKTKLPHASSFKSQRTYKRRLADTFKEFPSSALALVEVLLSIDPEERGTASSALKSEFFTSNPLPCEPSNIPSYPPSKELDAKIREEEAKKRKAESVKGHGADTRSHSRQQKAVAEGQGQSSKFTSYKYNPQEGSGTGFPMEPPRGNLNNGYSHSNSMIHPNAIGYAYKKIEDDPGLSVPARSLVSFQHRGGLTRQSSQVRQSVADISDYQLKDVGRTSNNDSVGYAPKRNRILFSGPLVPPGGNMDDMLKEHERQIQEAVRKARMSKQNG, encoded by the exons atGGGCTGTCTTTGTTCAAAAAGATCAGATACAGAAGATTTTGTtgcagaaaatgaaaaggagaaagaaaaagacccAAGCAAATCCTCAGCACAGGTGGTTTCTCCCTTGAAGACGGACGAGGTTATAGTAGGACCAGGGGATAAAAACAATGAAGCTTCCCTTCATTCAAGATCCAAGACATCAATAGAATCCAACATGACCGTCGTTCCGCCTGCAAATGCTGAGGAAAATTCCAAGACAAGAATCATTGAAAGGCCTAAAAATGGTCATCGTCGGAATTCAACCACGGAATTGAAGGGAGCTAATGGAATGCAGCAGCCAATGTCTAGGATTCTAAGTATGCCAAATGGTGTCAAAGGCGAGCAGGTAGCCGCAGGATGGCCGTCGTGGCTGTCTTCAGTTGCGGCAGAGGCCATTAAAGGTTGGTCTCCTCGAAGTGCAGATTCGTACGAGAAGTTGAACAAA ATCGGCCAAGGAACATACAGTAGCGTCTACATGGCTCGTGATTTAACAAATGATAAAACTGTGGCAATGAAGAAAGTAAGATTTGTTAAGATGGACCCCGAGAGTGTCCGTTTCATGGCAAGGGAGATCTGTATCCTACGTAGGTTAGACCACCCAAACGTCATGAAGCTTGATGCTATAGTGACATCAAGAGTATCAGGAAGCTTGTATCTTGTATTTGATTACATGGAGCACGATCTTGCTGGACTTCTAGCGTCACCGCGGGTCAAATTTACCGAACCACAG ATTAAATGTTATATGCAGCAAATTTTATCTGGACTAGAACACTGCCACAACCGTGGTGTTCTTCATCGAGATATTAAGGGTTCAAATCTTCTAGTCGACAATAATGGAATTCTTAAGATTGGAGATTTCGGTTTGGCTACAACCTTTGAGCCTGGCCAAAATCAGCCATTAACTAGTCGGGTCGTAACTCTCTGGTACAGGGCTCCCGAGCTGTTGCTTGGTGCAACAGAGTATGGACCAGCAATTGATTTGTGGAGCACAGGTTGCATTCTTGCAGAATTGTTTGCTGGGAAACCTATCATGCCCGGAAGAACAGAG gTGGAGCAAATGCATAAGATATTCAAGCTGTGTGGTTCACCTACAGACGAGTACtggagaaaaacaaaactacCACACGCTTCTAGTTTTAAATCACAGCGCACATACAAGCGTCGTCTTGCTGATACATTCAAAGAGTTTCCTTCATCAGCCTTGGCTCTTGTGGAAGTACTCCTCTCTATTGATCCAGAGGAAAGGGGTACTGCTTCTTCTGCACTTAAAAGTGAG TTCTTCACATCAAATCCTCTACCGTGCGAGCCATCTAACATACCAAGTTATCCTCCAAGTAAGGAACTTGACGCCAAGATCAGAGAAGAGGAGGCCAAAAA GAGAAAAGCCGAGAGTGTTAAAGGACATGGAGCTGACACGAGGAGTCATTCAAGACAACAGAAGGCTGTTGCTGAAGGACAG GGACAATCTAGCAAGTTCACAAGTTATAAGTACAACCCACAGGAGGGCAGTGGAACTGGTTTCCCTATGGAGCCCCCAAGAGGAAATTTGAACAATGGATATTCTCATTCTAACTCAATGATTCACCCCAACGCGATAGGATATGCTTATAAGAAGATAGAGGATGATCCTGGTCTATCAGTCCCAGCACGATCGCTAGTCTCTTTTCAACATCGTGGAGGACTCACAAGACAAAGCTCTCAAGTGCGTCAATCAGTAGCAGACATATCGGATTACCAACTCAAGGATGTTGGCAGGACGTCGAACAATGACTCAGTA GGTTATGCACCTAAGAGAAACAGGATACTTTTCTCTGGACCGTTGGTGCCTCCAGGGGGGAACATGGACGACATGCTAAAAGAGCATGAAAGACAAATACAAGAGGCAGTACGCAAGGCACGGATGTCAAAACAGAATGGCTAA
- the LOC105175142 gene encoding uncharacterized protein LOC105175142 isoform X2, with the protein MDLSCVHAKSNGFLLRNSFSEIPICWNSRNHTFALEIRRTRKGSLPGYCRYRSVLIRAMGKKNPGNSNSNSSSSGPGNGDHSKAGGDSLKGNNPPPGGNKPGDTSPQKSQCKPLDWREFRALLYIQEQAENEDSVHNQDRTSPGSKSLPLKWAHPISAPENGCLLVATEKLDGVRTFERTVVLLLRSGTRNPQEGPFGVVINRPLHKKMKHMNPTNIELATTFADCSLHFGGPLDASMFLLRAGETTGLPGFEEVIPGVYFGSRNSLDKGSGLVKKGTLRPQDFRFFMGYAGWQLDQLREEIESDYWYVAACSANLISGASQSSSSDGLWEEILQLMGGHYSELSRKPKQDI; encoded by the exons ATGGATCTGTCGTGTGTGCATGCGAAAAGCAATGGCTTTCTGCTCCGAAATTCCTTCTCCGAGATACCCATTTGCTGGAATTCAAGAAATCATACGTTTGCTCTCGAAATTAGGCGTACGAGGAAGGGATCTTTGCCGGGTTATTGTAGGTATCGCTCGGTTTTAATTAGAGCTATGGGGAAAAAGAATCCCGGAAATTCTAATTCCAATTCTTCCTCTTCCGGTCCTG GGAATGGTGATCATTCGAAAGCTGGAGGAGACAGCCTCAAAGGAAACAATCCTCCTCCTGGTGGCAACAAACCTGGTGATACCAGCCCACAAAAATCCCAATGTAAGCCCTTGGATTGGAGAGAGTTTAGAGCATTGCTCTACATTCAGGAGCAG GCCGAAAATGAAGATTCTGTTCATAACCAAGATAGAACATCCCCGGGATCAAAATCTCTTCCCCTCAAGTGGGCACACCCTATTTCAGCACCTGAGAATGGCTGTCTCCTTGTTGCTACAGAAAAGCTCGATGGAGTTCGCACCTTTGAAAGGACTGTAGTTCTTCTCCTAAGATCTGGAACAAGGAACCCTCAGGAGGGGCCTTTTGGGGTTGTTATAAATCGACCGCTTCACAAAAAGATGAAACATATGAATCCCACTAATATTGAGTTGGCAACTACATTTGCTGACTGTTCTTTGCATTTTGGTGGGCCCCTTGACGCAAGTATGTTCTTGTTGAGAGCTGGTGAAACTACTGGACTTCCTGGTTTTGAGGAGGTCATTCCTGGAGTATACTTTGGTTCCCGAAACAGTTTGGATAAGGGTTCGGGGTTGGTAAAGAAGGGGACACTTAGGCCTCAAGACTTCAGATTCTTCATGGGATATGCAGGGTGGCAACTGGACCAACTAAGAGAGGAAATTGAATCTGACTACTGGTATGTTGCTGCATGCAGTGCAAACTTGATATCTGGGGCTTCCCAAAGTTCTTCCTCTGATGGTTTGTGGGAAGAAATTCTGCAACTAATGGGAGGACACTACTCGGAATTGAGCCGCAAGCCTAAGCAAGACATCTAG
- the LOC105175142 gene encoding uncharacterized protein LOC105175142 isoform X1 yields the protein MDLSCVHAKSNGFLLRNSFSEIPICWNSRNHTFALEIRRTRKGSLPGYCRYRSVLIRAMGKKNPGNSNSNSSSSGPGNGDHSKAGGDSLKGNNPPPGGNKPGDTSPQKSQCKPLDWREFRALLYIQEQYSFQAENEDSVHNQDRTSPGSKSLPLKWAHPISAPENGCLLVATEKLDGVRTFERTVVLLLRSGTRNPQEGPFGVVINRPLHKKMKHMNPTNIELATTFADCSLHFGGPLDASMFLLRAGETTGLPGFEEVIPGVYFGSRNSLDKGSGLVKKGTLRPQDFRFFMGYAGWQLDQLREEIESDYWYVAACSANLISGASQSSSSDGLWEEILQLMGGHYSELSRKPKQDI from the exons ATGGATCTGTCGTGTGTGCATGCGAAAAGCAATGGCTTTCTGCTCCGAAATTCCTTCTCCGAGATACCCATTTGCTGGAATTCAAGAAATCATACGTTTGCTCTCGAAATTAGGCGTACGAGGAAGGGATCTTTGCCGGGTTATTGTAGGTATCGCTCGGTTTTAATTAGAGCTATGGGGAAAAAGAATCCCGGAAATTCTAATTCCAATTCTTCCTCTTCCGGTCCTG GGAATGGTGATCATTCGAAAGCTGGAGGAGACAGCCTCAAAGGAAACAATCCTCCTCCTGGTGGCAACAAACCTGGTGATACCAGCCCACAAAAATCCCAATGTAAGCCCTTGGATTGGAGAGAGTTTAGAGCATTGCTCTACATTCAGGAGCAG TATTCTTTCCAGGCCGAAAATGAAGATTCTGTTCATAACCAAGATAGAACATCCCCGGGATCAAAATCTCTTCCCCTCAAGTGGGCACACCCTATTTCAGCACCTGAGAATGGCTGTCTCCTTGTTGCTACAGAAAAGCTCGATGGAGTTCGCACCTTTGAAAGGACTGTAGTTCTTCTCCTAAGATCTGGAACAAGGAACCCTCAGGAGGGGCCTTTTGGGGTTGTTATAAATCGACCGCTTCACAAAAAGATGAAACATATGAATCCCACTAATATTGAGTTGGCAACTACATTTGCTGACTGTTCTTTGCATTTTGGTGGGCCCCTTGACGCAAGTATGTTCTTGTTGAGAGCTGGTGAAACTACTGGACTTCCTGGTTTTGAGGAGGTCATTCCTGGAGTATACTTTGGTTCCCGAAACAGTTTGGATAAGGGTTCGGGGTTGGTAAAGAAGGGGACACTTAGGCCTCAAGACTTCAGATTCTTCATGGGATATGCAGGGTGGCAACTGGACCAACTAAGAGAGGAAATTGAATCTGACTACTGGTATGTTGCTGCATGCAGTGCAAACTTGATATCTGGGGCTTCCCAAAGTTCTTCCTCTGATGGTTTGTGGGAAGAAATTCTGCAACTAATGGGAGGACACTACTCGGAATTGAGCCGCAAGCCTAAGCAAGACATCTAG
- the LOC105175158 gene encoding uncharacterized protein LOC105175158, with translation MHSLTVSSPNPSLIGVFHNNCCNNPRYLARIQIPLLNLVDFKPSASLLAVSCRNYSKNEVSGKRNRFYSRNSASQEQEARISQEEEEDIGSGSSSSPSTSFLSLLCPLLKLFSAEDPSGPRNYLLEEVTSSLSTLARFPWGSRSLSDGLDDQQKVDPQLHLQLFEFEACPFCRRVREAITELDLSVEIFPCPKGSVRHRAMVRRLGGREQFPFLVDPNTGTSIYESSDIVKYLFQQYGGKRNPSFGLLESTLLTGWMPTLLRAGRGMTLWKNSTKELPPAKLELFSYENNPYARIVREALCELELPYVLQSVGNGSKRAKLLYEMSGSEEVPYLVDHNTGMEIREYKKILSYLFQTYSSATT, from the exons ATGCACTCCCTTACAGtttcttccccaaacccatctCTTATTGGAGTTTTCCACAATAATTGCTGCAATAATCCTAGATATCTTGCAAGAATTCAAATCCCACTTCTTAATCTCGTCGACTTTAAGCCTTCCGCTTCACTGCTCGCCGTTTCCTGCAGAAATTACAGTAAGAATGAGGTTTCTGGCAAAAGAAACAGATTTTACTCAAGAAATTCTGCCAGTCAAGAACAGGAAGCCAGGATTtctcaagaagaagaagaagatattggCAGTGGTAGCAGCAGCAGCCCATCTACCAGTTTCCTCTCGCTTCTTTGCCCCTTGCTTAAGCTCTTTTCT GCAGAAGATCCTTCTGGCCCGCGGAATTATCTACTAGAG GAGGTTACGTCTTCATTATCTACTTTAGCAAGATTTCCATGGGGGTCAAGATCACTATCTGATGGTTTAGACGACCAACAAAAGGTAGATCCTCAGCTACATCTGCAACTTTTTGAGTTTG AGGCGTGCCCCTTCTGCAGGAGGGTTCGAGAGGCCATCACGGAGCTTGATCTATCTGTAGAG ATTTTTCCATGTCCAAAAGGATCAGTAAGACACAGGGCAATGGTTAGAAGACTCGGTGGCAGGGAACA GTTTCCTTTCCTTGTTGACCCCAATACGGGAACTTCAATATATGAAAGCA GTGATATTGTCAAATACTTATTTCAGCAATATGGTGGAAAACGGAATCCCTCATTTGGCCTGTTAGAGAG CACACTTCTCACTGGATGGATGCCAACCCTACTCCGAGCAGGTAGAGGAATGACATTGTGGAAAAATTCCACCAAAGAACTACCTCCAGCGAAATTGGAACTTTTCTCCTATGAAAACAATCCT TATGCTCGAATTGTTCGTGAAGCACTCTGTGAGCTGGAACTTCCTTATGTGCTACAGAGCGTGGGTAATGGGTCAAAAAGGGCAAAGTTGCTCTATGAGATGTCCGGATCAGAAGAG GTGCCTTACCTTGTTGATCATAACACTGGCATGGAAATCAGAGAGTACAAGAAGATACTATCCTACTTGTTTCAAACATACTCTTCCGCCACCACATAG